One window of Papaver somniferum cultivar HN1 chromosome 9, ASM357369v1, whole genome shotgun sequence genomic DNA carries:
- the LOC113314068 gene encoding F-box/kelch-repeat protein At3g23880-like: MSSSRLPGDIMVDILTRLPVKSILRFKCVCKSWCQLFDDIKFCKRHYDAQKKSNNPIKILACKGNVLYSIDAYNSILSGAVEIGDYPFYNKNKYDKKYESALGIVGSCNGLVCIRPTLDLFCFWNPSTKQHKIVHKVQLLDENQTPLSWCMYGFGYDLKTQDYKLVRFESFYDITRATQTKVYSLASNSWSTALHNIPYTIPCRAEQRPLYFNGALHWLTDDSKVLLSFDLGDETIREVPGPLFNNNSYRKYVDVLGGCLCITCIIPRDRGDVWVMKEYGVTESWSKVFTIPQRAINFSHFRPMEYVRNREQILLSVRLKNTNISNVLVCYNPKRKRAEILKIHESTDPEWLFAYTYEESLFSARHKQNSGGIFHFLEDDQVEQEEALMSKHDHKRRKIAS, encoded by the coding sequence ATGTCGTCTTCGAGACTCCCAGGAGATATCATGGTTGATATTCTTACGAGGTTACCAGTGAAATCCATTTTGAGATTTAAGTGCGTGTGCAAATCATGGTGTCAGCTATTCGATGACATAAAGTTCTGCAAAAGGCACTATGATGCCCAGAAGAAAAGCAATAATCCGATTAAGATTCTTGCTTGCAAGGGAAACGTCCTGTATTCCATAGATGCTTATAACTCAATACTATCTGGGGCTGTTGAGATTGGCGATTACCCGTTCTACAACAAAAACAAGTATGATAAAAAGTATGAGTCTGCCCTCGGTATTGTGGGTTCTTGTAATGGCTTAGTTTGCATACGTCCAACGCTAGATCTATTTTGCTTTTGGAATCCGTCTACTAAGCAACACAAGATTGTACACAAGGTACAACTGCTTGATGAAAACCAAACGCCACTCTCCTGGTGTATGTATGGATTCGGTTATGACCTCAAGACTCAGGATTACAAGTTGGTGAGATTTGAAAGCTTTTATGATATAACTCGTGCCACTCAAACCAAGGTCTATTCATTAGCATCAAATTCGTGGAGTACTGCTCTGCATAACATCCCTTATACAATCCCTTGCCGAGCAGAGCAAAGACCATTGTACTTCAACGGAGCTCTTCACTGGTTAACAGACGACTCCAAAGTTTTACTTTCTTTTGATCTTGGAGACGAGACAATTCGTGAAGTTCCGGGGCCATTATTCAATAACAACAGCTATCGCAAATATGTGGACGTGTTGGGAGGGTGTCTTTGCATCACATGTATCATCCCGAGGGATCGCGGCGATGTATGGGTTATGAAGGAGTATGGAGTGACAGAATCTTGGTCTAAAGTATTCACCATTCCTCAACGAGCAATAAATTTTTCCCACTTCAGGCCGATGGAGTATGTACGAAATCGAGAACAAATTCTGCTAAGTGTTCGATTAAAAAATACAAATATCAGCAATGTCTTAGTTTGCTATAACCCAAAGCGCAAAAGGGCAGAAATTCTAAAGATCCATGAGAGTACTGATCCCGAATGGTTGTTTGCCTATACTTATGAGGAGAGTTTATTCTCTGCACGCCATAAGCAGAACTCAGGTGGTATTTTCCATTTTTTGGAGGACGACCAAGTCGAACAAGAAGAAGCGTTGATGTCAAAACATGATCACAAGAGAAGAAAGATTGCAAGTTGA